A genomic window from Silene latifolia isolate original U9 population chromosome Y, ASM4854445v1, whole genome shotgun sequence includes:
- the LOC141631732 gene encoding uncharacterized protein LOC141631732, translated as MVRSTSSKENTPGWRKPYLDWLQNDVLSEDKKEKSTPRNPQSNGQAESSNKIIVENLKKKLEEIGGKWAEELPLVLWADRATPKVATGQTPFSLVFGAEAVIPFEVRVSTYRYGCITEDRNQVEMASSLETIDELRTSAQIRMASYRQTVARSYNKNVKVRTLQVGDLVLRKFFQNTKNQQAGKFAYNWEGPYLIESIVGNGAYRLMTLEGQMVPRSWNITHLKKYFT; from the exons ATGGTGCGCAGCACCAGTAGTAAAGAAAATACTCCAGGCTggaggaaaccctacctagactgGTTGCAGAATGATGTCCTCTCAGAagataaaaaggag AAATCTACTCCTCGGAACCCCCAGTCCAacggacaagctgaatccagcaataagatTATCGTCGAAAACTTGAAAAAGAAGCTGGAGGAGATTGGGGGCAAATGGGCAGAAGAGCTACCTCTGGTTCTCTGGGCTGACAGAGCCACACCCAAGGTTGCGACGGGGCAAactcccttcagcctggtgttcggAGCAGAAGCAGTCATCCCATTCGAAGTTAGGGTCTCGACTTACAGATACGGATGCATAACAGAAGATCGGAATCAGGTGGAAATGGCAAGCAGTCTAGAGACGATAGATGAACTCAGAACCAGCGCCCAGATCAGGATGGCTTCCTACCGACAGACTGTGGCTAGAAGctataacaagaatgtaaaagtaAGAACCCTGCAGGTGGGAGATCTGGTCCTGAGGAAATTCTTCCAGAATACCAAGAACCAGCAAGCAGGAAAATTCGCCTACAACTGGGAGGGGCCATACCTAATAGAGAGCATAGTTGGAAATGGAGCCTACCGACTCATGACTTtggaagggcaaatggttcccagatcctggaatatcACCCACTTAAAAAAATATTTCACTTAA
- the LOC141633855 gene encoding uncharacterized protein LOC141633855 → MTKTKKEEVERQLEGVEGEAKNILARVSSLELEMDKERRLPMEFSARSKELENDLSKLRSVADVQFAPLSKEELNKQQVVTEIEYSDIGVTIKTEDGGVFYAKTAFISPSAGVLQRV, encoded by the exons ATgacaaaaacaaagaaagaagaggTAGAGAGGCAACTTGAAGGTGTAGAAGGAGAGGCCAAAAATATTTTGGCCAGAGTTAGTTCTTTAGAGCTTGAAATGGATAAAGAGAGAAGATTGCCCATGGAGTTTTCAGCCAGGTCTAAGGAGTTAGAGAACGATCTTTCAAAATTAAGATCAGTAGCTGACGTTCAGTTTGCGCCTCTTTCAAAGGAGGAGTTGAATAAGCAACAG GTTGTGACAGAAATTGAGTACTCAGATATTGGAGTGACCATAAAAACAGAAGATGGCGGCGTATTCTACGCGAAAACTGCATTTATCTCACCCAGTGCAGGTGTTCTTCAAAGGGTCTAG